In Cicer arietinum cultivar CDC Frontier isolate Library 1 chromosome 7, Cicar.CDCFrontier_v2.0, whole genome shotgun sequence, a single window of DNA contains:
- the LOC101506054 gene encoding floral homeotic protein APETALA 2-like yields the protein MMLRRQDDVANGSRLQRAYDRAAIKFRGVDADINFNVSDYDDDIKQMSNFMKEEFVHILHRQSTGFSRGSSKYRGVTLHKCGRWEARMRQFLGKKYISWAI from the exons ATGATGCTTCGCCGCCAGGATGATGTTGCTAATGGATCTCGTCTTCAAag GGCATATGATCGAGCTGCAATCAAGTTCCGTGGTGTTGATGCGGATATCAATTTCAACGTTAGCGATTATGATGATGATATAAAGCAG ATGAGTAACTTTATGAAGGAAGAGTTTGTGCATATTCTGCATAGACAGAGCACTGGTTTTTCAAGAGGAAGCTCCAAATATAGAGGAGTTACTCTGCATAAATGTGGGCGATGGGAAGCTCGTATGAGACAGTTTCTTGGGAAAAA ATATATATCTTGGGCTATTTGA